From the Paenibacillus sp. R14(2021) genome, the window CCGCCATCTCGAGGCTCCACCAGCCGCCGAGCCCGTACACCGTATCGCCCCGCTGGCTCAGCAGATAGCCGACGCCGCCGTTCGCGAAGCGCATATGGATGCTGTTAATGGAAGCCATGACATCACCGGCATTGCGGCGGAAGCCGGGCTTGTCGGAGAACGTTTGGATATGCGTAATGTCGCCGCAGAAGTGGCGGATGACGCTGAACGGATGCGTCAGGAACGCTTTCATATGGAAATAAGGATGACCCTTCACTTTCGGGCTGCCCGCCAAGCCGTAATTGGCTTCGCCGCCGTTGAAGCCCATTTTGGCCATGCAGTAGACGAGCTCGCCGATATCGCCGTTATCGACATATTGCTTGGCTTTCGCCGCCGGCTCCGTGAAATAGTGGTTCAGGTTGCAGCCCAGATACACCTTCTGCTTCTCCGCGAATGCAACAAGCTCGCGCGCTTCGCGGATATCGTGGCAGAGCGGCTTCTCCACAAGGACATGCTTGCCGAAGCCGACAGCTTCCATCGCCGGTTCAAAATGCCAGCTTCCGTTGTCGATGCCGCCTGTCGTAATGTCCACCACTTCGATGTCCGGTTCGCTCTCCAGCATGTCCTTGACGCTGTAGTAGGCCTTCACCCCGTATTTCTCCGCAGCGGCATCCGCCCGCTCCTTCACGACGTCGCATACCGCGACCAGATCCGCAAGCTCCTCCTCCTGATAGCAAGCTGCATGCAGGTTTCCGATTCCATTCAATCCGACCAATCCGATTTTTACCGGCACAATAATCTCTCCCTTCGTTCGATTCGTTCTGTTCAAACCTCGTCCACGGCAGGGTCGTTAACCGATACGCGTCGGCCTTCCGCCGACGAAACGTACGTGGCCAGCACCATGCGCAGCGAAGTCCGGCCTTCCTCGGCCGTAGCGATCGGCTCACGCTCACCTCGCAGAAATGCCGCGAGCGGTTCTGCCAGTCCTCGGATCCGTTCATAATGCGTGGACGGCGATGCGATATCGCTGTCGATCCAAGCTTTCGCAGCAGCATCAAATCTGCGCAAGCCTGCCGAGCCGTCCGGCCTTGGTGCATTGCAGCTGGGGGCATCGCCGTAGTTTTGCACGATGGTGCCCTGCTCGCCGATGATTTCGGTCGTATTC encodes:
- a CDS encoding Gfo/Idh/MocA family protein; translation: MPVKIGLVGLNGIGNLHAACYQEEELADLVAVCDVVKERADAAAEKYGVKAYYSVKDMLESEPDIEVVDITTGGIDNGSWHFEPAMEAVGFGKHVLVEKPLCHDIREARELVAFAEKQKVYLGCNLNHYFTEPAAKAKQYVDNGDIGELVYCMAKMGFNGGEANYGLAGSPKVKGHPYFHMKAFLTHPFSVIRHFCGDITHIQTFSDKPGFRRNAGDVMASINSIHMRFANGGVGYLLSQRGDTVYGLGGWWSLEMAGSKGTFCIENCVEKVSYWRAEKGIPAISRQPEPEVTDYGTTNFDRTFNNRLRAFLEDVSARVPFEELRANGRDALAVLEYTFAVIESYERGGELVRPNPLPPLHGDPQFMR